A genome region from Scomber japonicus isolate fScoJap1 chromosome 15, fScoJap1.pri, whole genome shotgun sequence includes the following:
- the snapin gene encoding SNARE-associated protein Snapin — translation MAAAALVETSAGKDVIAEGLLDLLKPAIQQLDLHVHSVRESQVELREHIDNLATELCRINEHQKVALDLDPYVKKLLNARRRVVLVNNILQNAQERLRRLNHNVAKETARRKTMLEASGVFTSRSPSKP, via the exons ATGGCTGCTGCTGCGTTAGTAGAGACTTCTGCAGGGAAAGATGTTATTGCCGAAGGATTGCTCGATCTACTGAAACCAGCTATTCAGCAGCTGGACTTGCATGTCCACTCAGTCAG AGAGAGCCAGGTGGAATTAAGAGAACACATAGACAATCTTGCCACAG AGTTATGCAGGATAAATGAACATCAGAAGGTGGCTTTAGACCTGGACCCCTACGTAAAGAAGCTGCTAAATGCAAGACGTAGAGTAGTGCTGGTTAACAACATTCTGCAGAACGCTCAG GAACGTCTGAGGCGACTCAACCACAACGTAGCCAAGGAGACAGCACGACGAAAGACCATGCTGGAGGCGTCAGGAGTGTTCACCTCCCGCTCCCCCAGTAAACCCtga